The Hymenobacter oligotrophus genome has a window encoding:
- a CDS encoding DUF4136 domain-containing protein: MRLNFGILAVVLGLLGGLGACSSVSVQQREGVNFNQYRTFAWAETEVKTDGTQGPALRSQLQDGTIRQAIETELAKRGITPVAAGKPDFYLTYHLYVEQSERTVANPPNPAVPVSYPYLVRYRGFLVPVNYTYWYQAPSGYRTERYQEGMLVLDFVDAKTNNLVWRGSILDAVTNPNRAGERFAESARDILDKFPVKERN; encoded by the coding sequence ATGCGCCTGAATTTTGGAATACTGGCCGTGGTGTTGGGCTTGCTGGGCGGCCTAGGTGCTTGCTCGTCGGTGAGCGTGCAGCAGCGCGAGGGCGTCAACTTCAACCAATACCGCACGTTTGCCTGGGCCGAAACCGAGGTGAAAACCGACGGCACCCAGGGCCCCGCGTTGCGCAGCCAGCTGCAGGACGGCACCATTCGGCAAGCCATTGAAACGGAGTTGGCCAAGCGCGGCATTACGCCGGTGGCGGCCGGCAAGCCCGATTTCTACCTCACCTACCACCTCTACGTGGAGCAGTCCGAGCGCACCGTGGCCAACCCACCCAACCCAGCCGTGCCCGTGAGCTACCCTTATTTGGTGCGCTACCGCGGCTTTCTGGTGCCGGTAAACTACACCTACTGGTACCAGGCGCCCAGCGGCTACCGCACCGAGCGCTACCAAGAGGGCATGCTGGTGCTCGATTTCGTGGATGCCAAAACCAACAACCTCGTGTGGCGCGGCTCCATCCTCGATGCCGTAACCAACCCCAACCGCGCTGGCGAGCGGTTTGCCGAATCGGCCCGCGATATCCTCGATAAATTTCCGGTGAAGGAGCGCAATTAA
- a CDS encoding DUF2141 domain-containing protein → MTLFQLAFVAAVANPLAALLPAASSAPVATSSVTVVVSRLASKQSAVKVYFYNVRESFLKPQQYAFFKVVRPDGQDRIALPVQLPHGEWAVAITQDVNNNDKLDKNFMGIPTEPYAFSNNVRPKLAPPQFDECKFRVSGQELVVAIQLK, encoded by the coding sequence ATGACTTTGTTTCAGCTCGCTTTTGTTGCCGCCGTGGCCAACCCGCTGGCGGCGCTGCTGCCCGCCGCTTCTTCCGCGCCGGTGGCTACCTCGTCGGTGACGGTGGTGGTGTCTCGGCTGGCCTCAAAGCAATCGGCCGTGAAGGTGTACTTCTACAACGTGCGCGAGTCGTTTCTGAAGCCGCAGCAATACGCGTTTTTTAAAGTGGTGCGCCCCGATGGCCAAGACCGTATTGCACTGCCCGTGCAACTGCCCCACGGCGAGTGGGCCGTGGCCATTACCCAGGATGTGAACAACAACGACAAGCTCGACAAAAACTTCATGGGCATACCCACCGAGCCGTATGCCTTCTCCAACAACGTGCGCCCCAAGCTGGCCCCGCCCCAATTCGACGAGTGCAAGTTTCGGGTGAGCGGCCAGGAGTTAGTAGTGGCCATTCAGTTGAAATAA
- a CDS encoding TonB-dependent receptor plug domain-containing protein, giving the protein MFIKYRTKWRRWVLASGSAVALGASAFAAPEPALVQQILAKLTGFYQVTAPEKSYLHLDKGYYTAGELVWFKAYVVDAAKHLPDTLSRVLYVDLVGPDRQVVARRTLQLTAGTAAGDLALPDSAVQGAYTVRAYTNWMRNAGPDYFFSQSLPVLGAKPAAKRKPAAAAKPDFQVFPEGGQLIGGLPNVLAFKATDAQSRGLAVRGELLNAAGKPVASFASLHAGMGALTFTPEAGQAYTARVAWPDGSTSTHAMPQAQPSGLLLHLEPAATQMGIRMARKVPETAAPPETVTLVVHVRGQVVYVGQSALANGEVLSSRIPIERFPSGIAHFTLFDAQGVARCERLAFVNRQNGLRITVRPDKTSYGPRQQVTLALETRDASGQPVPAQLSLAVAAADLEYPAAPTIESHLLLTSDLRGYVEDPAYYFRNAAPETRQALDHLMLTQGWRRFVWPQLLGNPLPAGEYALERSLSLSGQVWRTERKPAAQSELTLLIGNALNNLTTSTTDAQGRFLFTGFSGQDTARVVVQARTPKGSPQLTLKIAERWAGVAGLYPPALLPDAALAASLLQRSRRQQSIDRQFGPDTARRIMLGNVTIKGRREPVPADPRRVFTGADVMLKTSSIPGFDNYPNALLALQGRIAGVQIAGNAMQTTVQIRGAGSIMGSSQPLILLDGMPTDVGAIVGIPASEIESVDVFKGASAAMFGTQGAHGVMAFYTKRGGSTASSGYAPGVARATVPAYYQAREFYAPRYQMPAGSHPDYRGATLYWAPNVSTNAAGQATLSFYTSDDLGAFRVGVQGLGAGGQPGSGAAVLAVERGR; this is encoded by the coding sequence ATGTTTATTAAGTATCGTACGAAGTGGCGGCGTTGGGTGCTGGCCAGCGGCAGCGCGGTAGCCCTAGGTGCTTCGGCCTTTGCCGCGCCCGAGCCGGCTTTGGTGCAGCAAATCCTCGCCAAGCTCACGGGTTTTTATCAAGTCACCGCCCCCGAAAAAAGCTACCTCCACCTCGACAAAGGCTACTACACCGCCGGCGAGCTGGTGTGGTTTAAGGCCTACGTGGTTGATGCCGCCAAGCACTTGCCCGATACCCTAAGCCGCGTGCTGTACGTGGATTTGGTGGGCCCCGACCGGCAGGTGGTGGCCCGCCGTACCCTGCAGCTTACCGCCGGCACCGCCGCCGGCGACTTGGCCCTGCCCGACAGCGCCGTGCAGGGCGCGTATACGGTGCGCGCCTACACCAACTGGATGCGCAACGCCGGGCCCGATTATTTCTTCAGCCAGAGTTTGCCGGTGCTGGGCGCCAAGCCGGCCGCCAAACGCAAACCCGCTGCTGCCGCCAAGCCCGATTTCCAGGTGTTTCCGGAGGGCGGGCAGCTGATTGGCGGCTTGCCCAACGTGCTGGCCTTTAAAGCCACCGACGCGCAAAGCCGCGGCCTGGCCGTGCGGGGCGAACTGCTAAACGCCGCCGGCAAGCCCGTGGCCAGCTTTGCCAGCCTGCACGCGGGCATGGGCGCGCTTACCTTCACGCCCGAAGCCGGGCAGGCGTACACCGCCCGCGTGGCCTGGCCCGATGGCAGCACCAGTACCCACGCCATGCCGCAGGCGCAGCCGAGCGGGTTGCTGCTGCACCTAGAGCCCGCGGCCACGCAAATGGGCATCCGGATGGCCCGCAAAGTACCCGAAACTGCCGCCCCGCCCGAAACCGTTACGCTGGTGGTGCACGTGCGCGGCCAAGTGGTGTACGTGGGGCAATCGGCGCTGGCTAACGGCGAGGTGCTCAGCAGCCGCATCCCAATCGAGCGGTTTCCGTCGGGCATTGCGCACTTTACGTTGTTCGATGCCCAGGGCGTAGCGCGCTGCGAGCGGCTGGCTTTCGTGAACCGGCAAAACGGCCTGCGCATAACCGTGCGGCCCGATAAAACGAGCTACGGCCCGCGCCAGCAAGTAACCCTGGCCCTCGAAACCCGCGACGCCAGCGGCCAACCCGTGCCGGCGCAGCTGTCGTTGGCTGTTGCGGCCGCTGACCTGGAGTACCCCGCCGCGCCCACCATCGAGAGCCACCTGCTGCTGACCTCCGATTTGCGCGGCTACGTGGAAGACCCGGCCTACTACTTCCGCAACGCCGCCCCCGAAACGCGGCAGGCGCTCGATCATCTGATGCTGACGCAGGGCTGGCGCCGCTTTGTGTGGCCGCAACTGCTGGGCAACCCGCTCCCGGCGGGCGAGTACGCCCTGGAGCGCAGCTTGTCGTTGAGCGGCCAGGTATGGCGTACCGAACGCAAGCCCGCCGCCCAAAGCGAGCTGACCCTGCTGATCGGAAACGCGCTGAACAACCTCACCACCAGCACCACCGACGCCCAGGGGCGGTTTCTGTTTACGGGCTTCAGCGGACAGGACACTGCCCGCGTGGTGGTGCAGGCCCGCACGCCCAAGGGAAGCCCGCAGCTTACTTTGAAGATAGCCGAGCGGTGGGCGGGCGTGGCGGGCCTGTACCCGCCGGCTCTCCTGCCCGATGCGGCGCTTGCGGCCAGCTTGCTGCAGCGCAGCCGCCGGCAACAGTCCATCGACCGGCAGTTTGGGCCCGATACCGCCCGCCGCATCATGCTCGGCAACGTTACCATCAAAGGACGCCGCGAACCCGTGCCCGCCGACCCGCGCCGCGTGTTCACCGGGGCCGACGTGATGCTCAAAACCAGCTCCATCCCGGGCTTCGATAATTATCCCAACGCCCTGTTGGCGCTGCAGGGGCGCATTGCCGGCGTGCAAATAGCCGGCAACGCCATGCAAACCACCGTGCAGATCAGGGGTGCGGGCTCCATTATGGGCTCGTCGCAACCGCTCATTCTACTCGATGGCATGCCGACAGATGTCGGGGCCATTGTTGGTATTCCGGCTTCGGAAATTGAGTCGGTCGACGTATTCAAAGGAGCATCGGCCGCCATGTTTGGCACGCAGGGCGCCCACGGCGTAATGGCGTTTTACACCAAGCGCGGCGGCTCTACTGCCTCGTCGGGCTACGCTCCGGGCGTGGCGCGCGCCACGGTGCCGGCCTATTACCAGGCGCGCGAGTTTTATGCCCCGCGCTACCAGATGCCGGCTGGCTCGCACCCCGATTACCGCGGCGCCACGCTGTATTGGGCGCCCAACGTAAGCACCAACGCCGCCGGCCAGGCCACCCTTAGCTTTTACACCTCCGACGACCTAGGGGCGTTTCGGGTGGGCGTGCAAGGGTTGGGCGCAGGCGGCCAGCCCGGCTCGGGCGCAGCGGTGCTGGCCGTGGAGCGCGGGCGTTAG
- a CDS encoding PAS domain-containing protein translates to MLSTPSPVFPIERLQAALDAARVGVWEMLLPERRPVWSGQCKVLFGFAPDQDITFEQVVAAVHPQDRPRLQQGVAQACDPAGTGRYENEYRVLEPGYHGQVRWIRSVGSAIFNPERTAAVRLQGFCIDVTETKQTAERAQQHLQQFEFLAESIPDILWVARPDGRITYLNHQWSEYTGVSLEEGLEWGWGPAMHPDDLSTTIAALNRSLQSGQPYEKEFRMKSRTGEYRWFLGRGLPFTGPDGHIVQWFGTCTDVHEQHTLREQLQAREAQFRAISNSIPQLAWMTEPSGYIVWYNQRWYEYTGTTLEEMQGWGWEKVHHPEHYERVYRRWEQALQTGEPWQDVFPLRSRTGEYRWFLSQAAPLRDAAGNITRWFGTNTDITDLHQLPRPYHLPAL, encoded by the coding sequence ATGCTCTCTACCCCGTCGCCCGTTTTCCCCATCGAGCGGCTGCAAGCAGCCCTCGATGCCGCCCGCGTGGGCGTTTGGGAAATGCTACTGCCCGAACGCCGGCCCGTGTGGTCGGGCCAGTGCAAAGTGCTGTTCGGCTTTGCCCCCGATCAGGACATCACCTTCGAGCAGGTAGTGGCCGCCGTGCACCCGCAAGACCGCCCCCGCCTGCAGCAAGGCGTGGCCCAGGCCTGCGACCCGGCCGGTACCGGCCGCTACGAAAACGAATACCGCGTGCTCGAGCCCGGCTACCACGGCCAGGTTCGCTGGATTCGCTCGGTGGGCAGCGCCATATTCAACCCCGAGCGCACGGCCGCCGTGCGGCTCCAGGGCTTTTGCATCGACGTTACGGAAACCAAACAAACGGCCGAGCGCGCGCAACAGCACCTGCAGCAGTTCGAATTTCTGGCCGAATCAATACCGGATATCCTGTGGGTGGCCCGGCCCGATGGCAGAATCACGTACTTAAACCACCAGTGGTCCGAGTACACGGGCGTTTCGTTGGAAGAAGGCCTCGAATGGGGCTGGGGCCCGGCCATGCACCCCGACGATTTGTCCACCACCATTGCGGCGCTCAACCGCTCGCTGCAATCGGGCCAGCCCTACGAAAAGGAGTTTCGGATGAAGTCGCGCACCGGCGAGTACCGCTGGTTTTTGGGCCGCGGCCTGCCCTTTACCGGCCCCGATGGCCACATTGTGCAGTGGTTTGGCACATGCACCGATGTGCACGAGCAACACACCCTGCGCGAGCAGCTCCAAGCCCGCGAGGCACAATTTCGGGCCATATCCAACTCCATCCCGCAATTGGCTTGGATGACCGAGCCTTCGGGCTACATTGTGTGGTACAACCAGCGCTGGTACGAGTACACCGGCACCACGCTCGAAGAAATGCAGGGCTGGGGCTGGGAAAAAGTGCACCACCCCGAGCACTACGAGCGCGTGTACCGGCGCTGGGAACAAGCCCTGCAAACCGGCGAACCGTGGCAGGATGTGTTTCCGCTGCGCAGCCGCACGGGCGAGTACCGTTGGTTTTTGTCGCAGGCGGCGCCTTTGCGCGATGCCGCCGGCAACATTACGCGCTGGTTTGGCACCAACACCGACATTACCGATTTGCACCAGCTGCCTCGGCCCTACCACCTGCCGGCGTTGTAG
- the msrA gene encoding peptide-methionine (S)-S-oxide reductase MsrA: MTMKRLLMMLWLAAAGAASSRAQTSPDRRFAELPKPQAGEAVATFAGGSYWSTEPVFERLKGVRAVVAGHAGGTVPSPTYEQVSRGGTGHAECVQVYYNPTVISYARLLQVFFAQHNPTTLNRQGPDEGPEYRSVAFYRTPQEKQLIEAEIKRLNDSRRYPTRVVTQVVPFRAFYPAERYLQNYFGNHPEHPYSRIVAAPRYQKVAQEFPELLKPAP, from the coding sequence ATGACGATGAAACGCTTGCTGATGATGCTTTGGCTGGCTGCGGCAGGGGCCGCAAGCAGCCGCGCCCAAACCAGCCCCGACCGGCGCTTTGCCGAGTTGCCCAAACCCCAAGCCGGCGAGGCCGTGGCCACGTTTGCCGGCGGCAGCTACTGGAGCACCGAGCCCGTGTTCGAGCGCCTGAAGGGAGTACGCGCAGTGGTGGCCGGCCACGCCGGCGGCACCGTGCCCAGCCCCACCTACGAGCAGGTAAGCCGCGGGGGCACGGGCCACGCCGAATGCGTGCAGGTGTATTACAACCCCACCGTAATTAGCTACGCGCGCCTGCTGCAGGTGTTTTTTGCGCAGCACAACCCCACTACCCTCAACCGCCAGGGCCCCGACGAAGGCCCGGAGTACCGCTCGGTGGCGTTTTACCGCACCCCGCAGGAAAAGCAGCTGATCGAGGCCGAAATCAAACGCCTCAACGACTCGCGCCGCTACCCCACGCGCGTGGTAACGCAGGTGGTACCGTTCCGGGCGTTTTACCCCGCCGAACGCTACCTCCAAAACTACTTCGGCAACCATCCCGAGCACCCGTACAGCCGCATTGTGGCCGCGCCGCGCTACCAAAAAGTGGCCCAAGAGTTTCCGGAGTTGCTGAAGCCTGCGCCCTAG
- a CDS encoding DUF4097 family beta strand repeat-containing protein: MKSFAYKFLLALLCLGWAGPLAAQNKEQMSVALSSPGKPGVLHLKLVGGSITVAGYSGKEVLIEAAPRSSGSRAGRPPGPPGPPSGPTPPTGGPEGGGMRRLSQVQGMDITAQEKNNHVYVNSDSWQRPIDFTVKVPRQFSLQVSTVNSGDILVQNVAGELEISNVNGSISLDDVAGSAVVSTVNGRVVASFRDVTPNAPMAFSSVNGKLDVTLPAKTKAAFKLKSDRGEIYSDFDMAVDASAPKVNRSSKDGVYRVSTDNWTYGKINGGGAEVMMQTMNGNIYIRKAK; the protein is encoded by the coding sequence ATGAAATCCTTCGCCTATAAATTCTTGCTGGCCCTGCTTTGCCTAGGTTGGGCCGGCCCGCTGGCCGCCCAAAACAAAGAGCAGATGTCGGTGGCACTTAGCTCGCCCGGCAAGCCCGGTGTGCTGCACCTCAAGCTGGTTGGCGGCTCCATTACGGTAGCCGGCTACAGCGGCAAAGAAGTACTGATTGAAGCCGCGCCGCGCAGCAGTGGCAGCCGTGCGGGCCGCCCGCCGGGGCCTCCGGGTCCGCCCAGCGGCCCCACACCGCCCACCGGCGGGCCAGAGGGCGGGGGCATGCGCCGCCTTTCCCAGGTGCAAGGCATGGACATTACCGCGCAGGAGAAAAACAACCACGTGTACGTTAACTCCGATTCGTGGCAGCGTCCCATCGATTTCACCGTGAAAGTGCCGCGCCAGTTTTCGCTGCAGGTGAGCACCGTGAACAGCGGCGACATTTTGGTGCAGAACGTGGCCGGCGAGCTGGAAATTTCGAACGTAAACGGCTCGATATCCCTCGACGACGTGGCCGGCTCGGCCGTGGTAAGCACGGTAAACGGCCGCGTGGTGGCCAGCTTCCGCGACGTAACGCCCAACGCCCCGATGGCCTTTTCGAGCGTCAACGGCAAGCTCGATGTAACGCTGCCGGCCAAAACCAAAGCGGCGTTCAAGCTGAAATCCGACCGCGGAGAAATCTACAGCGACTTCGACATGGCCGTGGACGCCAGCGCCCCCAAGGTAAACCGCAGCAGCAAAGACGGTGTGTACCGCGTGAGCACCGACAACTGGACGTACGGCAAAATCAACGGCGGCGGCGCCGAGGTGATGATGCAAACCATGAACGGCAACATCTACATCCGCAAGGCCAAGTAA
- a CDS encoding MFS transporter, translating to MFVPASPPSSPPVRSAAARIRSIVSGSIGNLVEWYDWYVYSAFALYFAPSFFPQGNLTAQLLNSAAIFAVGFLMRPLGGWLLGLYADRHGRKAALLLSVLLMCGGSLLIALTPGYQRIGVAAPVLLVLARLLQGLSVGGEYGTSATYLSEMATARHRGFYSSFQYVTLLAGQLLALLVQLALQRLLTPAALHDWGWRVPFAIGALAAVVALYLRRSMHETEAFVQQTAHPAAAESKLRALLRHPRELLTVVGLTLGGTIAFYTFTTYAQKFLVNTAGFSKAEATQISFWALAVALLLQPLMGALSDRVGRRPVLLFFGVGATLGTVPLLTLLAQARSSWAAFGLLAVAMVIMSGYTSINAVVKAELFPTHIRALGVGLPYALTVAIFGGSAEYGALLAKSQGIEAAYYWYVTACAALSLLVYWRMPDTKQTSRI from the coding sequence ATGTTTGTGCCCGCTTCGCCGCCTTCCTCACCTCCGGTTCGTTCCGCCGCTGCCCGCATCCGCTCCATCGTGAGCGGCTCCATCGGCAACCTCGTGGAGTGGTACGATTGGTACGTGTACTCGGCTTTTGCTTTGTACTTCGCGCCGTCGTTTTTCCCGCAGGGCAACCTCACAGCGCAGCTGCTCAACTCGGCTGCCATTTTTGCGGTGGGCTTTTTGATGCGGCCCCTCGGGGGTTGGCTGCTGGGCCTTTACGCCGACCGCCACGGGCGCAAAGCAGCCCTGCTGCTCTCGGTGCTGCTGATGTGCGGCGGCTCGCTGCTGATTGCCCTTACGCCCGGCTACCAGCGCATTGGCGTAGCAGCACCCGTACTGCTGGTGTTGGCGCGGCTGCTGCAGGGCCTGAGCGTGGGCGGCGAGTACGGCACCTCGGCTACGTACCTCAGCGAAATGGCCACGGCCCGGCACCGGGGTTTTTATTCCAGCTTTCAGTACGTAACGCTGCTGGCGGGGCAGTTGCTGGCCTTGCTGGTGCAGTTGGCTTTGCAGCGCCTGCTTACCCCTGCTGCCCTGCACGATTGGGGCTGGCGCGTGCCTTTTGCCATTGGGGCTTTGGCTGCCGTAGTGGCGCTGTACCTGCGCCGGAGCATGCACGAAACCGAGGCCTTTGTGCAGCAAACCGCCCACCCAGCCGCCGCCGAAAGCAAACTGCGCGCCCTGCTGCGCCACCCGCGCGAGCTGCTAACGGTGGTGGGCCTTACCCTAGGTGGCACCATTGCGTTTTACACCTTCACGACCTACGCCCAAAAGTTTTTGGTGAACACCGCCGGCTTCAGCAAGGCCGAGGCCACGCAAATATCGTTTTGGGCCTTGGCGGTGGCGTTGCTGCTGCAGCCGCTGATGGGCGCCCTATCCGACCGCGTGGGCCGGCGGCCGGTGCTGCTGTTTTTTGGCGTGGGCGCTACCCTGGGCACGGTGCCCCTGCTTACGCTGCTGGCCCAAGCCCGTAGCTCGTGGGCGGCGTTCGGGTTGCTGGCGGTGGCCATGGTGATCATGAGCGGCTACACTTCCATCAACGCCGTGGTAAAAGCCGAGTTGTTTCCGACGCACATCCGAGCCCTGGGGGTGGGCCTGCCGTACGCGCTTACGGTAGCCATTTTCGGCGGCTCGGCCGAGTACGGTGCTTTGCTAGCCAAAAGCCAGGGCATAGAAGCCGCGTACTACTGGTACGTAACGGCTTGTGCTGCCCTCTCGCTGTTGGTGTACTGGCGCATGCCCGATACCAAACAGACATCGAGGATTTAG
- a CDS encoding YdeI/OmpD-associated family protein, giving the protein MQPTFSFRARLQPNGLGFMPMLILIVPEEVVEGLGGKSIKRVVGTLNGFAIRRGLLPMRTGERYLMVSKALLKQANLQVGAEVDISLTADPDPNHVDLPEEFAEGLAEWPEAEQAFARLTPGRQRNLAHYIGTAKRPETRMQRVLGVLHQLATGGNPFRPPQNQIA; this is encoded by the coding sequence ATGCAACCTACGTTCAGCTTCCGGGCGCGCCTGCAGCCCAACGGCCTCGGCTTCATGCCCATGCTCATCCTGATTGTGCCCGAAGAGGTGGTGGAAGGCCTAGGCGGCAAAAGCATAAAGCGCGTGGTGGGCACGCTCAACGGCTTTGCCATTCGGCGGGGCCTGCTGCCCATGCGCACCGGCGAGCGGTACCTGATGGTTAGCAAAGCCCTGCTCAAGCAAGCCAACCTGCAAGTCGGCGCCGAAGTGGACATCAGCCTAACCGCGGACCCCGACCCCAACCACGTAGACCTGCCCGAGGAGTTTGCCGAAGGCCTGGCCGAGTGGCCCGAAGCCGAGCAAGCTTTTGCCCGCCTTACGCCGGGCCGGCAGCGCAACCTGGCGCACTACATTGGCACGGCTAAGCGCCCCGAAACGCGCATGCAACGCGTGCTGGGCGTGCTGCACCAATTGGCCACCGGCGGCAATCCGTTCCGGCCGCCCCAAAACCAGATTGCCTGA
- a CDS encoding alpha/beta fold hydrolase, whose translation MTAADLTCTETDLDLGGYTLRVRRLLPANATAAPRPTLVFLHDSLGCIALWRDFPAQLAAATGCPALVYDRRGYGQSSGFDGAPRTNQYLEQEAPVLRQVLEAAGIEHAILFGHSDGGSIALVAAALYPERVAGVITEGAHVFVEDLTLAGIREAQQQYRRTNLPERLARYHGSKTDAVFAAWADTWLAPAFRSWNIEAYLPRIGCPVLVLQGLNDEYGTEAQVSAITAQVAGPAHGVLLPGAAHSPHKEAPAETLRLATKFVQQVLEQRC comes from the coding sequence ATGACCGCTGCCGATCTCACCTGCACCGAAACCGACCTAGACCTCGGGGGCTACACCCTGCGCGTGCGGCGCCTGTTGCCCGCCAATGCAACGGCCGCGCCGCGGCCCACGTTGGTTTTCCTGCACGACTCGTTGGGATGCATTGCGCTGTGGCGCGATTTTCCGGCGCAATTGGCCGCCGCTACCGGCTGCCCGGCTTTGGTGTACGACCGCCGCGGCTACGGCCAGTCATCGGGCTTTGACGGCGCACCCCGCACCAATCAATACCTAGAGCAGGAGGCCCCCGTGCTGCGGCAAGTGCTCGAGGCCGCAGGCATTGAGCACGCTATTTTGTTTGGCCACTCCGACGGCGGCAGCATTGCCCTGGTTGCGGCGGCTTTGTACCCCGAGCGGGTGGCGGGCGTCATCACCGAAGGCGCCCACGTGTTTGTGGAGGACCTGACCCTGGCCGGCATTCGGGAGGCGCAGCAGCAGTACCGCCGCACCAACTTGCCCGAGCGCCTGGCCCGCTACCACGGCAGCAAAACCGACGCCGTGTTTGCCGCCTGGGCCGATACCTGGCTTGCGCCCGCTTTTCGCAGCTGGAACATCGAGGCCTACCTGCCGCGCATCGGTTGCCCCGTGCTGGTGCTGCAAGGCCTCAATGATGAGTACGGCACCGAGGCCCAAGTAAGCGCCATTACCGCGCAGGTGGCCGGGCCAGCGCACGGCGTACTGCTGCCCGGCGCCGCCCACTCGCCGCACAAAGAGGCCCCCGCCGAAACCCTGCGCCTGGCCACCAAGTTTGTGCAGCAAGTGCTGGAACAGCGCTGCTAG
- a CDS encoding DsbA family oxidoreductase → MKVEIWSDIVCPFCYIGKRRFEAALQQFAHAREVEVVWHSFELDPNTQTAPGEQLYGRLAAKYGRSEAWARQMCADMTQNAAEVGLAFNFDIAVPANTFRAHRLVHLAAQHGRQDAAKERLFKAYLEEGLNIDDVATLQTLGAELGLEAEEVSRTLASDAFAQEVRYDEYQAQQIGVRGVPFFVFNDKYAVSGAQPTELFREVLEKVHEEFKPAAPKAVVPLADGPACGPDGAC, encoded by the coding sequence ATGAAAGTAGAAATCTGGTCCGATATCGTTTGCCCGTTCTGTTACATCGGCAAGCGCCGCTTTGAGGCGGCGCTGCAACAATTTGCCCACGCCCGCGAGGTAGAGGTGGTGTGGCATAGCTTCGAGCTCGACCCGAACACCCAAACCGCCCCCGGCGAGCAGCTGTACGGCCGCTTGGCCGCCAAATACGGCCGCTCCGAGGCCTGGGCCCGCCAAATGTGCGCCGATATGACGCAGAACGCCGCCGAGGTGGGCCTCGCTTTCAACTTTGATATTGCCGTGCCGGCCAACACCTTTCGGGCGCACCGGCTGGTGCACCTGGCCGCGCAGCACGGCCGGCAGGATGCCGCCAAGGAGCGCCTGTTTAAGGCCTACCTCGAAGAAGGCCTGAACATCGACGACGTGGCCACCCTGCAAACCCTAGGTGCCGAGCTGGGCCTCGAGGCCGAGGAGGTAAGCCGCACGCTGGCATCGGATGCGTTTGCCCAGGAGGTGCGCTACGACGAGTACCAGGCCCAGCAAATTGGCGTGCGCGGCGTGCCGTTCTTTGTGTTCAACGACAAGTACGCCGTATCGGGCGCGCAGCCCACCGAGCTTTTCCGGGAAGTGCTCGAGAAAGTGCACGAAGAGTTTAAGCCCGCTGCGCCCAAGGCCGTGGTGCCCCTGGCCGACGGCCCCGCCTGCGGCCCCGACGGCGCCTGCTAA
- a CDS encoding DUF4097 family beta strand repeat-containing protein produces MKTASIFSLALTLLFLPSGSLLAQGRESKEQIKREFALSGDASRATLALYNIMGSVSVQGYSGKSVVVEITKTIKADTPELLEQGKKEAQPGFEQRGDSVLLYVAGPHDSRPNRRNQPSGGRFSDNWNNRNSSDRPNYQYEFDYVLKVPASMEVRVSTVNGGEVVVQDVSGPLQARNVNGSIRISNANALRLAHTVNGKVEVSYAAAPTTSASYHTINGDIVVSYPSNTSGDLYFKSMHGEMYTDFPKTEVLPARVSQNQQANGNGTKYKLSRETAVRLGKGGADFRFETINGNVTVKQQTR; encoded by the coding sequence ATGAAAACCGCATCCATATTCAGCCTGGCTCTGACACTTCTGTTTCTGCCTAGCGGCTCGTTGCTTGCGCAAGGCCGCGAAAGCAAAGAGCAGATCAAGCGCGAGTTTGCCCTAAGCGGCGACGCGAGCCGCGCCACGCTGGCCCTCTACAACATCATGGGCTCCGTATCGGTGCAGGGCTACAGCGGCAAGAGCGTGGTGGTCGAAATCACCAAAACCATCAAGGCCGATACGCCCGAGCTGCTTGAGCAAGGCAAGAAGGAAGCCCAACCCGGCTTTGAGCAGCGCGGCGACAGCGTGCTGCTGTACGTAGCCGGCCCGCACGACTCGCGCCCCAACCGCCGCAACCAACCCTCGGGCGGCCGCTTCAGCGACAACTGGAACAACCGCAATAGCTCCGACCGCCCCAACTACCAGTACGAGTTCGATTACGTGCTGAAAGTGCCCGCCAGCATGGAGGTGCGCGTGAGTACCGTAAACGGCGGCGAAGTGGTGGTGCAGGATGTATCGGGGCCGCTACAGGCCCGCAACGTAAATGGCAGCATCCGCATCAGCAACGCCAATGCCCTGAGGCTGGCCCACACCGTGAACGGCAAAGTGGAGGTAAGCTACGCCGCGGCGCCCACCACCTCGGCCTCCTACCACACCATCAACGGCGACATTGTGGTGAGCTACCCCAGCAATACCTCCGGCGACTTGTACTTCAAGAGCATGCACGGGGAGATGTACACCGACTTTCCGAAAACCGAGGTGCTGCCCGCCCGCGTGTCGCAAAACCAGCAGGCCAACGGCAACGGCACCAAATACAAACTGAGCCGCGAAACAGCCGTGCGGCTGGGCAAGGGCGGTGCCGATTTCCGCTTCGAGACCATCAACGGTAACGTTACCGTTAAGCAACAAACCCGATGA